DNA sequence from the Macrobrachium nipponense isolate FS-2020 chromosome 26, ASM1510439v2, whole genome shotgun sequence genome:
AATGGCATCGTCGCTCAGGCCGCTGGTGTTCGTGGCGCCCTGGGACAGTCCAACATCCAGGGAGTTTACAGGTGGGCTTtctacgtaacaatatatatatatatatatatatatatatatatatatatatatatatatatatatatatataaagataaaaggcccataaaacagtatttgaacgttgcaaccatatatttcgagcactttcttCTGTGTTAAGGAGCACGGAAGGAAGCGCTCTAAATATAGtatggttgcaatgttcaaatagtgtGTCTTATGGGCCTTTGATCTTCATATTATAAtgatgtattacagtaaaaaagacatgcatatatatatatatatataaatatatatatatatatatatatatatatatacatatatatatatatgtgtgtgtgtgtgtgtgtgtgtgtgtaaataaattctcctgttaaaacaggatacgtctcaagtataaaaaggcccattaaaacactccggTTTAAAGCTCAGGACGATATATTTCGGTGGGCCCACTTGAAAAGGGTGGAagttggtccaccgaaatatatagtcATGAGCTTTAAAcccgagtgttttaatgggcctttcatgcttgatatatacgtatgtatatatatatatatatatatatatatatatatatatatatatatatatatatatatatacatacatacatgtatatgtgtgtgtgaggtttACTTTCTCACGGCCTCGCAGAGAAAAAGATGAGTTTTCGGTCTTGAAAAAATATGTAACTCAAGATATTAATCCGATTTCGTTATCACAATCCAATTCAGAATGTTCGTGTGTTATAGGAAGCCTCCATTGCACAACATTTAAGCTATCTTTTGAAGAACTGGATTCGATTTCAGTGTTAGTCTCTAGTCTACATTTCTACTTTCTCTTAGTACCACCTTTCTCCAGTTTTCCGTTTGTACCCTTCTTGGGACCATCTTTCCCAAATGAAGTACTTGATCGGATTTCAATGTTAGTCctgtgcaaaagaaaaaaaatgaatacaactAACCTGTACTATTTCCCAAATGAAGTACCTGATCGGATTTCAGTGCTAGTCCGgtccaaaaaacaaaacaaaaaaatagatgaatacaACTAACCTGTCTTAATATGTCGTCACTTTTCCAGCTACCCACTCCCCGACGGCAGCGGCGTCATCGAGGTGAGATACGTGGCTGACGAAAACGGCTTCAGGGCCGAGTCGCCCTTCCTGCCCCAAAATCCACCACACGTGGCGCAGCTCCTGAGGATCGCCGAGGAGCAAAGGGCTGCGGGAATCACCTTCGAGTAGTGGTGGTGATCTGTCGCCATCGCTCATAGTTAGCCATTTAGGATATCCTTGGGAAACCATCTTCGAAATATTAGTACGAAGGAAGGGTGTGTCCCTTCTTTTCATAGAAGCACTGTCACGAATCAATTTACAGAATCCTGTGAAGGTTTCACAGAATCTTGAGAAGATTTTACAGAATCCTGTGAAGGTTTTACAGAATCCTTTGAAGGTTTTACAGAATCCTGTCAAGGTTTTATAGAAACCTTTGAAGGATTTACAGAATCCTGTGAAGGTTTCACAGAATCTTGAGAAGGTTTTACAGAACCCTGTGAAGGTTTTACAGAATCTTGAGAAGGTTTTACAGAATCCTGTgaagattttcaaaatattttgcttGTGGAATTTGAAAGAGCCTCCCTTCAGAATTTTCAAGCGAACTATTTCGACACGACGCCATTTGTAATAGACACTTTCCAAGCAGGTGCTTTGTGTGACAATTCGAAATCTGAAATGGTAAGAGTGGTGTTATTGCAGGTAAGCTTCctatatttttcattgtaatgttcTCTGGGCCTTCACATctaaatatttctttcaaatttcCACTTACTGTTACACCAAGAAAACACTACAAATGTCAGTTCACCATTTCATTTTTGTGATGGCTCGTCACGCTTATCAGTAAAACCACCAATCACCAAATCATTTTAACTATTTATGTACACTTTTAACATTACTAGGAAGGCCTCATTACTAAAAAATAATCATTGTAACTTAACAGTCGTAACCAATCCTTCGTCTACAATGTgctatcttcattttgaaaaatatatatactatattgtctCTGCAAACGCCAATTTCACCTATGACTAATAAAGTtcctaaacaataataaattgtttCATTCATTTACAAACGCGTATTTTAATTAACCAGCAGCAATGGTGCTCGTTAATTCCCAACTTTATTTCTTCTTCTACAAACGATGAAAAACCTGGTGGTCTTTTCAAGAAAGCCACGAATCCCTGTGGTCAGGAAATGGAATAGCTAAAAAAAATCTCTACTTCTAAAACCTACCAATGATGGATGAGAGGAAGAAtaaggatatagaatttaggtcaaagccCCAGCGCTaggacctgtaaggtcattcagcgctgagacagAAATCGAGACtagaaaggttagaaaggtgtaaagGGAGCActacctcgcagttgtactatgaaacaactgtcaggtgagggtggatagcaagatgaaagaaagagaatatgaaaagaggtacagtaaaaggaatgaaaggggttgcagctagggcccgaagagacgctgcaaagaaccgtaagtaatgactgtagtgcaccaagtgaggtgtactgacggcactagttCCCTACGGGGATGTGATCATGAGTCAGGTCCttacaataacaaaaaattatcTAATTATGATTTAATAAATTAGCTAAATTTTACTCATTGGAAAGAATATTGAAGACTGAAAGTCTATGAAAATCTTTCTTATCCCGCCAAGACATTTTAATTGCACTGAAGcagattcatcatttttgtattttcatttatatttcattattgtttatcACCAATCAACTACAAACGACAAGATGCGACTAGTAAAAAAATTTAACTCATTTGATCCAGCAAAAGTGCAGAActagctatttctctctctctctctctctctctctctctctctctctctctctctctctctctctctctctctctctcacagagatgAACAAAATATTCTCAGCAATTTGGAACAGATTTCATCAAAAGCCGATAATCAGCCTATCTTTGCAATTGGATGGGACACTCAATAGCTCCATTCTTCTACTAAATATGCTTTCCACAAGCATTCCATTCAGGCAATGACTTCAGCCCAGTTGTAAATTGGCCTCTCCAGCTCTTGGAAGCACTTACAAACTTTTGGACAGACGAGGCAGCCTTTATGACCGTACCAGTTTTAACTGGTTGTGTTCAGATGGTAATCGCTGAGTCGCAATGACTCGGAAAGTTTGGCGAGATGAAGCCAGATGAATCGGAAAGTCAATCAGACTGATGTGTATGTTTTCGACTTGAGGGTTTTACGTGGCTCTTAAATGCTGCCTTGATCACTTTTATCGTTGATGGgatgcggggggaggggggaagggggcggtTCCACAAAATAAAGGGCGATTGGTTCGGAAGAGGTGACCATGACAGTAATACGATCCTTGTGTGGACGCAATTTGCACGCAGATACTCACGAGTATTAATGTTCGATAGTGACTTGCTTTAATTGAAAGATCCAGTGGGCTAGCTTCTTGTCTGTTCAGGTTGTAACAAAGGGACCAACAAAATCCATTCATTCAAATGTTCTACATAATGTTACTAACATCGATTAATGAGATAGGCTCCAACTTGGGCCCTACCTTCTAGGAACGTCGGACGAAGTCGTTCTCTGGCGAGGTTCTCTGATACCTAGTCAACAGTGCTCGCATTGTCCAGTGTGATGgaaattgcttcatagcaaagaaagataaaggaaaggaaaacgaatTTTCGAGAAGTtgggcagcaaggaggctttcgcgcccgtgttggaggcgcctgttttcgcagttgttctggaatcgtcgggcgtgttgtggagcgcaacacgctccaatgtgtcgggagaaacgcagcgaaatatgatgcaatacttcgtctagattcatctaagaagttctggaaatctcgggagtctgtgacgttcgccgtaggctccgcccccagagtgccgtataaatacgacggtcatagcagcagcagcagcggagattgtaaaagagagatcaccagttagtcacagagagatatcctcagtaagagccacagatcagattatcagtgagagatcagcagcagcagagctcatccgtgagagataagagagaaagggaccgacgaaggatcagaagaaaagttgctcaagagttggttggagtttggtcaagccatcttcaggagtggacgaccgagttatttcgacattggggaagacttcagagaagaaatgtccTACTAgaagttttggggagttcctgcctttcaagtatcaagagtacattattttctgcaatacggggTCAAGAGGATGTCTGCAACcgccattctccttttgtgaagtcatctCTTCGAGTCACTATCcctgccagcaagtatttgaattacttcgctgttcccccagttcatgcagtgtaagattctatctttttatgtaaataggagataccattctgcacttacctttgttagtaagcttgtaaataaacctttgttgtgttagtgtttctttctatattcgtatccccagtttcaactgttggtgttgaaatttttttttttatttatttcatatcgaacctgaagtggacctctctcagaggccataacattgtggcgaccttgccaggatatcaacactttaacagtttgaaacagggaggatatagaaagaaccagagtgagtgagatggtgaaagagtttattgagtcaggcaagCTTCTAGGTCTTGAGGGGATTGATCTccttgagtatgttgaaaagaaagaaagggaaaagtatgagagagatgaaagagcggctgagagagaggagagagcagctgagagagaggaaagagcagctgagagagaaatgcagcaacaagaaagagagaaagaacgtatgcatgagttggaaattgttcggttaagggaaagtactcgtaacagtcgatCAGGCGAGAAcggaaacgaagctgatacgttaggtatgagtgcagtgctaaaattagtaccaaagtttgatgaggaagatgttacgacatatttcatgtgttttaagaagttaatggaacgagtaggttctcctaaagaaatgtggactttatatttgctgtcagttttgagtggtagggcacttactgtgtacagttgcatgtctaaggaggaatgtgataattatgatatcatgaaagaaactgttcttagcgtgtataggttagtaccagaggcataccgtaagaaatttagaaatttgaaaatactacatatgtagaatacggtaagaagttagaaaggctgttttttgattggttaacttctgctaaggttgaggattttgatagtttgaagaacttagtgttgttagaaaacttcaaagataacgtatctcctgagattaagctttatatagaggataggcaagaagtatcttttgcaggagcaactaggctagctgacgaatatagtctaactcataatttgagtgttagtaagaaacgaaatgaacCTTTGTCTgttagagtacaaagcagtaaaggtttcagtcctagtaatagcaatgcgagtaaaagtaactattcctgttatacatgtggaaaaccaggtcatacgtctaaggtttgtaagagcaaagtggcatctagtggctcagaattaacttgtttccgatgtaatgggaaagggcatttagcgagaaattgtgcagtggaaaggaaggacggtaagaaaccagtgtctctagttaacctttcgtcaagtaggaatgatgtgatgagagaaactaggagaatctttggtgaatttctgttggaaggcgtagtttcctctcttggaggagtagattcgagagaagtagtcttgcttcgagacacaggtgctgctgtctcactgattagaagagtgtgtgtgccaaacagggcagaaattaatatggaagagaaagtcatgttaggtggatttcctaacacttgtgttctttgtccttttttgaagttgaatttagaaagtcaggtagtgtcaggagaagtaaaacttgcagttgtggacagtttgcccatcgatggtgttgacattattgtcagtaacgacttagctttatccaagaatgtgaatcctgctGTGAgaaatattccagtgcctgaaatggtagtaactaggttgggtttagatacagacgtagactacgatcataatttgttcgtggattcgaacgtgagtaagttcatggattcgaacgtgagtaagttcgtggattcgaacgaaagtaagttcatggattcgaacgagagtaagtttgCGGATTTgaatgagtgtgagttcgtggattcgaacgtgagtgagttcggggattcgaacgagtgtgatagaggtagcgaggttgatcttggcatgagtgtggctgagagaccggactctattgatgttgacagtgatagccaaacaaAAGGCATAGCTATCGAgagtaacatagtaaatgtaccagtatctagtactagttacggtgatgaattaggctttaacattttggataaggatgagctagtcaagttgcagagagaggatgagacactaacccgaattttttaatgtgagctggatgatgatctcaatGATGTGTgtaggaaactttttgtgtaaaggacgaagttttgtgtcatgttcgtcctaagtcaagTAGTGAAAGGGGAATCTcagaaaaattagtagttcctaggaagttttgtgagctagttttgaagttagcacacgatgggCAAGGTCATTTGGGagtgaataaaactttcaggtctattagttgggcgtacttttggcctaaaatgacgTTAAGAgttatgttttaagctgtcatgaatatcaaatttccgggaaaccgattcaagtaattcccagaattcagttgtgtaatattctttcagtaggcaaaccttttgagaatgtatttataaatatgttcggacctttgcctagaagtaaggctaaatatgattgcataactaatcttgagtattataaaaacaatttaagagatggttggcaactagcggaggagagcggaagcccgaacggaagtcaaaggggaactgaaggaaaattTAATCATAGAGCAAacgagagaagtttgtgtgtaagagataaagttttagtactagtccagaaagaaagtTCCGCTGTATCTtgtaagttcgaaggtcctttttcaattttagagaagaggggaaaaatacattatagaattaatgtgggtaagagtagagcaaaggaaattaatgtaaatttgcttcagaattataaagccCACCCCGTACCATGGCCGCTgcccgtgcccttggtaattgtgt
Encoded proteins:
- the LOC135199878 gene encoding cuticle protein AM1159-like, with amino-acid sequence MKFILLACASFCAAALAAPQIPNQVVAITRDDRTDNGDGTFTYAFEAENGIVAQAAGVRGALGQSNIQGVYSYPLPDGSGVIEVRYVADENGFRAESPFLPQNPPHVAQLLRIAEEQRAAGITFE